Genomic segment of Citrus sinensis cultivar Valencia sweet orange chromosome 7, DVS_A1.0, whole genome shotgun sequence:
AGCAACCACAACAGCCACGGAGACCAAGAGCGCAATGAGCAAGTACGGAAAATCCGAATCCTCTTCCAGAAGAACCGCCCAGAAGCCGCTCAGAGACTCATCAAATCCATCGTCTTATCAAACGCTTCACCTTTCACTTCGCCCCACGAgctcttctctcttttctccGTCTCCTCGCCTTACTACAAACCCACCTTCGCCAACATCCTCCTGTCGATTCTATCATCCGCAAAGCTTCCCAGCGATGCCCTGCAGCTTTACGCTTCGACCAAAGCCGACGGTACGCGTCTCTCTTTGGATTCCATTAATGTCTTGCTTGAATGTTTGGTGAGCTGTAATCAGTATGATAGGGCTCTTGATTTGTTTGATGAGATTGTTTGCATGGGGTTTAGGCCTGATAAGTTTACGTATGGTAAAGCGGTTCAAGCCGCGGTGAAGATTGGTGATTTGAAGAGGGCTTGTGAGATTTTTGATGGGATGGAGAAGAGTAGGACTAGGCCTAATGTGTTTGTTTATAACAATTTGATTAGTGGGTTTtgcaaagagaagaaaattagGGATGCAGAGAAGCTGTTTGATGAAATGTGTCAGCAGAAGTTGGTGCCGACGAGGGTTACTTATAATACGTTGGTTGATGGGTATTGTAAAGTTGGGGAGTTTGAAAAGGTTAGTACTTTGAGAGAAAGGATGAAGAGGGACAAGGTGGAGGTGAGTTTGGTTATGTTTAATTCATTACTCGGTGGGCTTTGTAAGGCGAAGAGGATGGAGGAGGCAAAGAGCGTATGTAAGGAAATGGAAGTTCATGGGTTTGACCCTGATGGGTTTACTTATAGCATGCTTTTTGATGGGTATTCCAAGTGTGGGGATGGGGAGGGTGTGATGGCTTTGTACGAAGAATTGAGTGGGAGAGGATTTAGGATTAATAGTTATACTTGTAGCATTTTGTTGAATGCATTATGCAAAGAAGGGAAGGTGGAAATTGCGGaggagattgttgggaaagaaatagaaaatggGCTTGTTCCTGACGAAGTTATGTTTAACACAATTGTGAGTGGATATTGTCGAACAGGTGACTTGAACAGAGCTATGTTGGCTATTCAACAAATGGAAAATCATGGGTTGGCTCCAAATTGCATTACTTTCAATACTTTGATTGACAAGTTTTGTGAATTGGGAGAGATGGATAAGGCGGAGGAATGGGTAAAGAGAATGTTGGAGAAGGGCATTTCTCCAAATGTTAAGACAAATAACACCCTAATTGATGGGTATGGAAGAATGGGCCATTTTGATAAGTGCTTTCAGATTCTTGAAGAAATGGAAAATAGTGGGACGAAGCCTAATGTTGTAAGCTATGGTTCTCTCATAAACTGGTTATGCAAAGACTGTAAGCTTCTTGAAGCTGAAATAGTCCTCAAGGATATGGAAAATAGAGGTGTTCTTCCTAACGctcaaatatataatatgcTCATTGATGGTAGCTGCACAATGGGGAGGATTAAAGATGCTTTCAAGTTTTTTGATGAGATGGTGAAAAGGGAAATGGGTCCAACACTTGTAACTTTTAATGCCCTCATTAATGGGCTTTGCAAAAAGGGAAGGGTAATGGAAGCTGAAGACATGCTCCCCCAAATAACAAGTAGTGGTCTTAATCCTGATGTGATTACATATAACTCACTGATCTCTGGATATTCCAGTCTAGGAAGCTCCCAAAAATGTCTCGAGCTGTATGAAAATATGAAGAAGTTGGGCATCAAACCTAGTTTGAGGACTTATCATCCTCTACTTAGTGGATGTATCAGGGAAGGAATAGTGGCTGTAGAGAAATTATTCAATGAAATGTTACAGATCAATTTGGTTCCTGATCTACTGGTGTATAATGCACTCATTCACTGTTATGCAGAGCATGGAGATGTCCAGAAGGCACTTGTATTGCATAGTGAGATGGTGGACCAGGGAATTCGTCCTGACAAGATGACCTACAATAGCTTGATTTTTGGGCACTTAAGAGAAGGCAAGTTGTCCAAGGTAAAAGAGCTTGTCAATGACATGAAGGTCAAAGGATTGATTCCTAAAGCGGATACCTACAACATACTGGTAAAGGGATACTGCAACCTTAAGGATTTTGGTGGAGCATACATTTGGTACCGTGAAATGTTTGAAAATGGTTTCATTCCCAGTTTCTGTATTTACAATGAGCTAACAAATGGCCTCAAACAAGAGGGGAAGTTGAAAGAGGCCCAGATTTTATGCTCCGAAATCAGCATTGTAGGAAAGGATGCTTGGACTAATGAGGATCAATCTGCAGTTGCTAAAATGTAGAAAAGTGATGTTTGGTTTGATTAAGTGTTCAGTTCGTCAATTGATTAAGATCTCAAGGAAAGCAAGAAAAGCAGCCATGTTAAGTGCTGTAACTAGGGAGCTATATTGATGCTGATTTCCAGCCATGGTCTGATGGCATCTGGCACAccattctttctttgtttgcaACCCATCATTAGCTCTGGTTTCGCGAGTCTGGAAACTAGGTATAAATTGCCTTGCTTAATTAtacaattgaatttattggCTCACTGATCTTTACCGTTTATGATTTGGTACAtacctctctttctctctctgtgtGTATATAATTGTAACATTTTGTATACAAAACTGTATGTGGGTCGATTGAGGACGAAGTTGGTCCTGATTGTTGAATCTATCAGGTCCCATTCCTCACTGGCcagttattgacattttttttttcatgttttattgGTGTTTATTTATGGAACCTCACAACCTAAACCAATTTCACCTGATGGCATCACATAATAATCTTCATTTCTCTGAGACATTGGGGAGgactaaatttttatctaatgagtaactttattatttacatggtCATTAgataaaaggttaaaaaattttaggaacaaattttagttttgttaGGAATGTTCTGGAATACT
This window contains:
- the LOC102608453 gene encoding pentatricopeptide repeat-containing protein At5g12100, mitochondrial; protein product: MARQLRHPLKFRPIFPPSLSLSRSLCTQSSNSNHNSHGDQERNEQVRKIRILFQKNRPEAAQRLIKSIVLSNASPFTSPHELFSLFSVSSPYYKPTFANILLSILSSAKLPSDALQLYASTKADGTRLSLDSINVLLECLVSCNQYDRALDLFDEIVCMGFRPDKFTYGKAVQAAVKIGDLKRACEIFDGMEKSRTRPNVFVYNNLISGFCKEKKIRDAEKLFDEMCQQKLVPTRVTYNTLVDGYCKVGEFEKVSTLRERMKRDKVEVSLVMFNSLLGGLCKAKRMEEAKSVCKEMEVHGFDPDGFTYSMLFDGYSKCGDGEGVMALYEELSGRGFRINSYTCSILLNALCKEGKVEIAEEIVGKEIENGLVPDEVMFNTIVSGYCRTGDLNRAMLAIQQMENHGLAPNCITFNTLIDKFCELGEMDKAEEWVKRMLEKGISPNVKTNNTLIDGYGRMGHFDKCFQILEEMENSGTKPNVVSYGSLINWLCKDCKLLEAEIVLKDMENRGVLPNAQIYNMLIDGSCTMGRIKDAFKFFDEMVKREMGPTLVTFNALINGLCKKGRVMEAEDMLPQITSSGLNPDVITYNSLISGYSSLGSSQKCLELYENMKKLGIKPSLRTYHPLLSGCIREGIVAVEKLFNEMLQINLVPDLLVYNALIHCYAEHGDVQKALVLHSEMVDQGIRPDKMTYNSLIFGHLREGKLSKVKELVNDMKVKGLIPKADTYNILVKGYCNLKDFGGAYIWYREMFENGFIPSFCIYNELTNGLKQEGKLKEAQILCSEISIVGKDAWTNEDQSAVAKM